In a genomic window of Myxococcales bacterium:
- a CDS encoding PilZ domain-containing protein, whose protein sequence is MGGSERRLHHRGSARPGRHLHLEWRTVGTAWGATDTRDIGVGGAFLLAVAVPVGTGLEVAVPVPGRAAPLILGATVRWVSPEGVGVQFLDVDIDVLLELNTLLAEQADGA, encoded by the coding sequence GTGGGAGGGTCAGAACGTCGTCTACACCATCGTGGCTCGGCCCGCCCGGGCCGCCACCTCCACCTCGAGTGGCGGACGGTGGGGACCGCCTGGGGGGCGACCGACACCCGCGACATCGGCGTCGGCGGGGCGTTCTTGCTCGCGGTGGCGGTCCCGGTCGGGACCGGGCTCGAGGTCGCGGTGCCGGTGCCCGGGCGCGCCGCGCCGTTGATCCTGGGGGCGACGGTGCGGTGGGTCTCGCCCGAGGGCGTCGGCGTGCAGTTCCTCGACGTCGACATCGACGTGCTGCTCGAGCTCAACACGCTCCTGGCCGAGCAAGCCGACGGTGCGTAG
- a CDS encoding GNAT family N-acetyltransferase, producing the protein MPAHRTDGDAIRAVLTSVGLTLDDAADTDLAHFFVLRNEHGVAGTVALEVLGEDAILRDLAVSPQTRGQGLGWILADVVVQWARYRGVRRIYLLTETASDFFAAKLGFRVVDRSTVSPDVAATTTFQRSTDSKFVAMRLDL; encoded by the coding sequence ATGCCGGCGCACCGCACCGACGGCGACGCGATCCGCGCGGTGCTGACGTCGGTCGGGCTGACGCTCGACGACGCCGCCGACACCGACCTCGCGCACTTCTTCGTGCTGCGCAACGAGCACGGCGTGGCCGGCACGGTCGCGCTCGAGGTGCTGGGCGAGGACGCGATCCTGCGCGACCTCGCGGTGTCGCCGCAGACCCGCGGCCAGGGCCTGGGCTGGATCCTCGCCGACGTGGTCGTGCAGTGGGCCCGGTACCGCGGGGTCCGGCGCATCTACCTGCTGACCGAGACCGCCAGCGACTTCTTCGCCGCCAAGCTCGGCTTCCGCGTCGTCGATCGCTCGACGGTGTCGCCCGACGTGGCCGCGACCACGACGTTCCAGCGCTCGACCGACTCGAAGTTCGTGGCCATGCGCCTCGATCTGTAG
- a CDS encoding inositol monophosphatase yields MTVAPLDLAALDRMLALARAIAGECRALLDAARPDHVGYKSNPRDLVTEWDTRCEELVRARLGAATPEIPILGEEGGGTRDAPRRWLVDPIDGTVNFAHGLPLWAVSIALEGPAGVEVGVVTAPALGWTFWGRRGGGAFADRGRGVERLQVSAVDRLERALLVSGFPYDRATNPHNNFAAWEHFQRLAGGCRRLGAASLDLCLVAAGALDGYWEQRLSPWDIAAGALFVEEAGGIVTDTRGRPFTASSGEAIAAGSGIHQMIVRELAQVRRAAEEST; encoded by the coding sequence ATGACCGTCGCGCCGCTCGATCTCGCCGCCCTCGATCGCATGCTGGCGCTGGCCCGCGCGATCGCCGGGGAGTGCCGCGCGCTGCTCGACGCGGCCCGCCCCGACCACGTCGGCTACAAGAGCAACCCGCGCGACCTGGTGACCGAGTGGGACACCCGGTGCGAGGAGCTGGTGCGGGCGCGGCTGGGCGCGGCCACGCCCGAGATCCCGATCCTGGGCGAGGAGGGCGGCGGCACCCGCGACGCCCCGCGCCGGTGGCTCGTGGATCCGATCGACGGCACCGTCAACTTCGCCCACGGCCTGCCGCTGTGGGCGGTGTCGATCGCGCTCGAGGGCCCGGCCGGCGTCGAGGTCGGGGTCGTGACCGCGCCGGCGCTGGGCTGGACGTTCTGGGGCCGGCGCGGCGGCGGCGCGTTCGCCGATCGCGGCCGCGGCGTCGAGCGCCTGCAGGTGAGCGCGGTCGATCGGCTCGAGCGCGCGCTCCTGGTCAGCGGGTTCCCGTACGACCGCGCCACCAACCCGCACAACAACTTCGCCGCGTGGGAGCACTTCCAGCGCCTCGCCGGCGGCTGCCGGCGCCTGGGCGCGGCCTCGCTCGATCTGTGCCTGGTCGCGGCCGGCGCCCTCGACGGCTACTGGGAGCAGCGGCTGTCGCCGTGGGACATCGCGGCCGGGGCGCTGTTCGTCGAGGAGGCCGGGGGGATTGTGACCGACACACGGGGCCGGCCCTTCACCGCGAGTTCCGGGGAGGCCATCGCCGCGGGCAGTGGTATCCATCAGATGATCGTGCGCGAGCTGGCGCAGGTCCGCCGCGCCGCCGAGGAGTCGACATGA
- a CDS encoding aminopeptidase P family protein, producing the protein MIRCACLALISAVIALAPPARAQPVEAPLDPYADPAPAKPVKPVKPVKAKPGKGATPAPAPVGPVDPYADAAPPPPVVVAPVDPYADPMPGKPIKPAKPVKPGKGAKPPAPVGPVDPYADLTAPPPVIAPVAPPIAPIAPPTTIAPPTTTAGRIDVAAVQGLLAVQNLDGWLLADHGGINHVARSLVDATGAPTRRWFYLVPRVGEPTLVVHASEVASFRDIPGRRVIYTGYRDLDASLKRLLKGKKALAMEYSPKGALPSLSLVDAGTIELVRAAGVTVKPSDALVQFAKASWGLDGRKAHYLAAHHLTELRKDALSFISERLRSGAAVTEHEVAAHITRGMATRGLIGPAPMVAFGANTADPTYAPTAERSATLTRGDLIVLGLAGKVDGGIYAAATWVAVADALVTPRLAELFAATTGARDAVIGIIRDRVKRRRAIQGWEVDKAAGESIVIAGLGDRVLHRTGHSLDVDLYGSGTDLDDLEVHDARNLVVGTGFTIGPGVYLPGELGLRTEISAYLGKDGLEITTPPQASIELLLR; encoded by the coding sequence ATGATCCGCTGCGCTTGCCTCGCCCTCATCTCCGCCGTGATCGCGCTCGCGCCGCCGGCGCGGGCGCAGCCCGTCGAGGCGCCGCTCGATCCCTACGCCGATCCGGCGCCGGCCAAGCCGGTCAAGCCGGTCAAGCCGGTCAAGGCCAAGCCCGGCAAGGGCGCCACGCCCGCCCCCGCCCCGGTCGGCCCGGTCGATCCCTACGCCGACGCCGCGCCGCCGCCCCCGGTCGTCGTCGCGCCGGTCGATCCCTACGCCGATCCGATGCCCGGGAAGCCGATCAAGCCGGCCAAGCCGGTCAAGCCCGGCAAGGGCGCCAAGCCGCCGGCCCCGGTCGGCCCGGTCGATCCCTACGCCGACCTGACGGCGCCGCCGCCGGTGATCGCGCCCGTCGCGCCGCCGATCGCGCCGATCGCGCCGCCGACGACGATCGCGCCGCCGACGACGACCGCAGGGCGCATCGACGTCGCCGCGGTCCAGGGGCTGCTCGCGGTCCAGAACCTCGACGGCTGGCTCCTCGCCGATCACGGCGGCATCAACCACGTCGCGCGCAGCCTGGTCGACGCCACCGGCGCGCCGACGCGGCGCTGGTTCTACCTGGTGCCGCGCGTGGGCGAGCCGACGCTGGTCGTGCACGCGTCCGAGGTCGCCAGCTTCCGCGACATCCCCGGGCGCCGCGTGATCTACACCGGCTACCGCGATCTCGACGCCAGCCTGAAGAGGCTGCTCAAGGGCAAGAAGGCGCTGGCGATGGAGTACTCGCCCAAGGGCGCGCTGCCGTCGCTGTCGCTGGTCGACGCGGGCACGATCGAGCTGGTGCGGGCCGCCGGCGTGACGGTCAAGCCCAGCGACGCGCTGGTGCAGTTCGCGAAGGCCAGCTGGGGCCTCGACGGGCGCAAGGCCCACTACCTCGCCGCGCACCACCTGACCGAGCTGCGCAAGGACGCGCTCAGCTTCATCAGCGAACGCCTGCGCAGCGGCGCCGCGGTGACCGAGCACGAGGTCGCGGCGCACATCACCCGCGGCATGGCCACCCGCGGCCTGATCGGGCCCGCGCCGATGGTGGCGTTCGGTGCGAACACCGCCGACCCCACCTACGCGCCCACCGCCGAGCGCTCGGCGACGCTGACCCGCGGCGATCTGATCGTCCTGGGCCTGGCCGGCAAGGTCGACGGCGGCATCTACGCCGCGGCCACGTGGGTCGCGGTCGCCGACGCGCTCGTGACGCCGCGGCTCGCCGAGCTGTTCGCCGCCACCACCGGCGCCCGCGACGCGGTGATCGGGATCATCCGCGATCGGGTCAAGCGTCGCCGCGCGATCCAGGGCTGGGAGGTCGACAAGGCCGCCGGCGAGTCGATCGTGATCGCCGGCCTCGGCGATCGCGTGCTGCACCGCACCGGCCACTCGCTCGACGTCGACCTGTACGGCTCGGGCACCGATCTCGACGACCTCGAGGTCCACGACGCCCGCAACCTCGTGGTCGGCACCGGCTTCACGATCGGGCCCGGCGTCTACCTGCCCGGCGAGCTCGGCCTGCGCACCGAGATCTCGGCCTACCTCGGCAAGGACGGCCTCGAGATCACGACCCCGCCGCAGGCGTCGATCGAGCTCCTGCTGCGCTGA
- a CDS encoding serine/threonine protein kinase encodes MASNDGSGEVDPALEETVSAEDAGVTPGGAGAGGGRLSAGSKLGRYEILEFIGGGGMGWVYRARDVELERDVAIKVVQPTAAGASGRARLLAEARAMARLHHRAVVPVFDVGEYAGGVYVAMALVQGGTLHDWMHAEPRPWRHVLARFIEAGRGLVAAHDAGIVHRDFKPRNVLVSEAGEVLVADFGIAAASADGDDGATPRDASSVAGTPAYMAPEQAAGRAVDARADQYSFCVSLWEGLHGERPQEAATRTQGARIERSGDAPKPRRRVPGWLTDAVARGFAPVPDKRWPTLAALLDHCHRRLGRPRRVAFAAGPIALAAVVGGVLWTSKSPRPDPCPAPARALEEIWGPAARARVEAAFSATGAPFASAMFARVGPTLDRYAAAWRDQVVAACRATNVEHSQSADLLDRRMSCLEARRAALQQLTGALADATRDVVAGAPAAVAQLAALDDCDRTDELLASGPTPSGERRVDVAAIRTRLGDAATARLRGTYRAALDTAEAALRDARALAWAPLTAEALAEVVQCREALLLPRGELADELTRVAASAKDDQRLVLAWAALLEQALDEGDYLRAKVLAGPTSAALLRAEVTPALAVRTRVKLATAAARNDDHDDARRYLDEAEPLAVAPGLRWMLIHTRGLIERDGHAQVRLEEAALETARQEYEAEHPIVAKQLMFLAVARHRVGDLEGAEAAAAEAMAIHERAGDTRGTPALASLLQLRASLAGRRGRPRDALADLERAGEIFRDAGMTSSIASTERLIANVYSTWLDDAEQGRAHYQRALEIVASLQGTNSIAYADLEASFGAMLGRRDCAAARPYLEHAIRVLEPSRYFTLVAAYGQLGECLEDTEPAAAMRYYEAGLGLCRARGCEPGHEANFQAAVGQLLIETKAGRPRGLALLREAVVGFEAAGNPDMASELRAIIAHPPPAR; translated from the coding sequence ATGGCGAGCAATGACGGTTCCGGCGAGGTCGACCCCGCGCTGGAAGAGACGGTCTCGGCCGAGGACGCCGGGGTGACGCCAGGCGGCGCGGGCGCGGGCGGTGGGCGACTGTCGGCCGGGTCGAAGCTCGGGCGCTACGAGATCCTCGAGTTCATCGGCGGCGGCGGCATGGGGTGGGTGTATCGGGCGCGCGACGTCGAGCTCGAGCGCGACGTGGCGATCAAGGTCGTGCAGCCGACGGCGGCGGGGGCGAGCGGACGAGCCCGGCTGCTCGCCGAGGCGCGCGCGATGGCGCGGCTACACCACCGCGCCGTGGTGCCGGTCTTCGATGTCGGCGAGTACGCCGGCGGCGTCTACGTCGCGATGGCGCTCGTCCAGGGCGGGACGCTGCACGACTGGATGCACGCTGAGCCGCGGCCGTGGCGGCACGTGCTGGCGCGGTTCATCGAGGCCGGACGGGGCCTGGTCGCGGCGCACGACGCGGGCATCGTGCACCGTGACTTCAAGCCGCGGAACGTGCTGGTGAGCGAGGCCGGCGAGGTGCTGGTCGCAGACTTCGGGATCGCGGCGGCCAGCGCCGACGGTGACGACGGCGCCACGCCGCGTGACGCGTCGAGCGTCGCCGGCACGCCCGCGTACATGGCGCCCGAGCAAGCCGCGGGCCGTGCGGTCGACGCGCGGGCCGATCAGTACAGCTTCTGCGTGAGCCTGTGGGAGGGCCTGCACGGCGAACGTCCGCAGGAGGCCGCGACCCGCACCCAGGGTGCGCGGATCGAGCGATCCGGCGACGCGCCCAAGCCGCGGCGGCGCGTGCCGGGCTGGCTGACCGACGCCGTCGCGCGCGGCTTCGCGCCCGTGCCGGACAAGCGCTGGCCCACGTTGGCCGCGCTGCTCGATCACTGCCACCGCCGGCTCGGGCGTCCGCGCCGGGTGGCCTTCGCCGCGGGACCGATCGCGCTCGCGGCGGTCGTGGGGGGCGTGCTGTGGACGTCGAAGTCACCGCGCCCAGATCCGTGTCCAGCGCCAGCCCGTGCGCTGGAGGAGATCTGGGGACCGGCCGCGCGCGCCCGGGTCGAGGCGGCGTTCAGCGCCACCGGCGCGCCGTTCGCCAGCGCGATGTTCGCGCGCGTCGGTCCGACCCTGGATCGCTACGCGGCCGCGTGGCGCGACCAGGTCGTCGCCGCCTGTCGGGCGACCAACGTCGAGCACTCGCAGTCGGCCGATCTGCTGGATCGGCGCATGAGCTGCCTCGAGGCGCGGCGCGCCGCGTTGCAGCAGCTGACGGGCGCGCTTGCGGACGCGACGCGCGACGTCGTCGCCGGCGCCCCGGCCGCGGTCGCACAGCTCGCGGCGCTCGACGACTGCGATCGCACCGACGAGCTGCTGGCGAGCGGCCCGACCCCCTCGGGTGAGCGCCGCGTCGACGTGGCCGCGATCCGGACACGCCTCGGCGACGCCGCGACGGCACGCTTGCGCGGCACGTACCGCGCCGCGCTCGACACGGCCGAGGCCGCGCTGCGCGACGCCCGCGCGCTCGCCTGGGCGCCCCTCACCGCGGAGGCGCTGGCCGAGGTCGTGCAGTGTCGGGAGGCGTTGCTGCTGCCGCGCGGCGAGCTCGCCGACGAGCTGACGCGCGTCGCGGCGAGCGCGAAGGACGATCAGCGGCTGGTGCTCGCGTGGGCCGCGTTGCTCGAGCAAGCGCTGGACGAAGGCGACTACCTCCGGGCCAAGGTGCTCGCCGGACCGACCAGCGCGGCGCTGCTGCGGGCCGAGGTCACGCCCGCCCTGGCGGTGCGCACGCGCGTGAAGCTCGCGACCGCCGCCGCGCGCAACGACGACCACGACGATGCGCGGCGCTACCTCGACGAGGCCGAGCCGCTCGCGGTCGCGCCCGGGCTGCGCTGGATGCTCATCCACACCCGTGGCCTCATCGAACGCGACGGGCACGCGCAGGTCCGCCTCGAGGAGGCGGCGCTCGAGACGGCCCGCCAGGAATACGAGGCCGAGCACCCCATCGTCGCGAAGCAGCTGATGTTCCTCGCCGTCGCCCGGCACCGGGTCGGCGACCTCGAGGGCGCCGAGGCGGCAGCGGCGGAGGCGATGGCGATCCACGAACGCGCGGGCGACACCCGGGGCACGCCGGCCCTCGCCAGCCTGCTGCAGCTGCGGGCGAGCCTCGCGGGGAGGCGTGGACGCCCGCGCGACGCCCTGGCGGATCTTGAGCGCGCGGGTGAGATCTTCCGCGACGCCGGCATGACCTCGTCGATCGCGTCGACCGAGCGCCTGATCGCGAACGTCTACTCGACCTGGCTCGACGACGCCGAGCAGGGGCGCGCGCACTACCAGCGGGCGCTCGAGATCGTCGCGTCGCTGCAAGGCACGAACTCGATCGCCTACGCCGACCTCGAGGCCTCCTTCGGCGCCATGCTGGGACGCCGGGACTGCGCGGCCGCGCGGCCGTACCTCGAGCACGCGATCCGCGTGCTCGAGCCATCGCGATACTTCACGCTCGTCGCGGCGTACGGTCAGCTCGGCGAGTGCCTCGAGGACACCGAGCCGGCGGCGGCGATGCGCTACTACGAAGCGGGGCTCGGGCTGTGCCGGGCGCGCGGCTGCGAGCCCGGGCACGAGGCGAACTTCCAGGCGGCGGTGGGCCAGCTCCTGATCGAGACCAAGGCCGGTCGACCGCGCGGCCTCGCGCTGCTGCGCGAGGCCGTCGTGGGCTTCGAGGCGGCCGGCAACCCCGACATGGCGTCCGAGCTGCGCGCGATCATCGCCCACCCGCCGCCGGCGCGGTAA
- a CDS encoding fatty acid desaturase, with protein sequence MTSALVASHDLASPPFTPPPAPRPTRDEALAARHRALGADLDALKARVMAQLGADDLAHVRSVQRISTAAEVIGRVLIHVSLDPVTWSAGVVALWLHKQLEATELGHTALHGAYDKLPGAERWHSDGYAWDVPIDEEAWRAGHNHKHHGNTNVAGKDPDIHFGPIRLTAQTPHRPGHARQPWYLLALVPTFTFGMNLHFTGVADALADNGLPGRFDVLPDRSPASVRAAWHKALRKYVPYYAKNYGLYPALAGPLWWKVLAGNVVAEVLRDVYSAATIYCGHVGGDVASWPEGTKPASRGAWYAMQLEATNNFEVSTPVSILCGGLDRQIEHHLFPTLPPPRLRQIAPEVRAIAARHGFAYKSDTWGRTLAKALRHIKHLARADGARAVLREAA encoded by the coding sequence ATGACGTCCGCACTCGTCGCGTCGCACGATCTTGCCTCGCCCCCGTTCACGCCGCCGCCGGCCCCGCGCCCGACCCGCGACGAGGCCCTGGCCGCCCGCCACCGCGCGCTCGGCGCCGACCTCGACGCCCTCAAGGCCCGGGTCATGGCCCAGCTCGGCGCCGACGACCTCGCCCACGTCCGCTCGGTCCAGCGGATCTCGACCGCCGCCGAGGTCATCGGGCGCGTGCTGATCCACGTCAGCCTCGACCCGGTGACGTGGTCGGCCGGGGTGGTCGCGCTGTGGCTGCACAAGCAGCTCGAGGCCACCGAGCTCGGCCACACCGCGCTGCACGGCGCCTACGACAAGCTGCCCGGCGCCGAGCGCTGGCACAGCGACGGCTACGCCTGGGACGTGCCGATCGACGAGGAGGCCTGGCGCGCCGGCCACAACCACAAGCACCACGGCAACACCAACGTCGCCGGCAAGGACCCCGACATCCACTTCGGGCCGATCCGCCTCACCGCGCAGACGCCGCACCGGCCCGGGCACGCGCGCCAGCCCTGGTACCTGCTGGCGCTGGTGCCGACGTTCACGTTCGGCATGAACCTGCACTTCACCGGCGTCGCCGACGCGCTCGCCGACAACGGCCTGCCCGGCCGGTTCGACGTCCTGCCCGACCGCTCGCCGGCGAGCGTGCGCGCGGCCTGGCACAAGGCGCTGCGCAAGTACGTGCCGTACTACGCCAAGAACTACGGCCTGTACCCGGCGCTGGCCGGCCCGCTGTGGTGGAAGGTGCTCGCGGGCAACGTCGTCGCCGAGGTGCTGCGCGACGTCTACTCGGCGGCGACGATCTACTGCGGCCACGTCGGCGGCGACGTCGCGAGCTGGCCCGAGGGCACCAAGCCCGCCAGCCGCGGCGCCTGGTACGCGATGCAGCTCGAGGCCACCAACAACTTCGAGGTGTCGACGCCGGTGTCGATCCTGTGCGGCGGCCTCGATCGCCAGATCGAGCACCACCTGTTCCCGACGCTGCCGCCGCCGCGGCTGCGGCAGATCGCGCCCGAGGTCCGGGCCATCGCGGCCCGCCACGGCTTCGCCTACAAGAGCGACACCTGGGGCCGCACGTTGGCCAAGGCGCTCCGGCACATCAAGCACCTGGCCCGCGCCGACGGCGCGCGCGCGGTGCTGCGCGAGGCCGCGTGA
- a CDS encoding MerR family transcriptional regulator — MPTPAPPAPPPPAAPAASLTIDELAAQVGVPTRTIRFYQARGALMRPEIRGRVAYYGDAHVERLKLIAQLQDRGLRIDAIRDLVAGIDKGELDLAEWLGIEQEVQAPWADDSARTVDEAGLYALTGSKRPGLVADLVRAKLIARHGDVYLVASPALLGIAMKLAGAGIDLPTATRSAEVLRKHLGRAVKDLVELFVDGIKDGGVALADPEATFATLRPLGIEAVKVLFAREMEAELRRLLEAGAIKALRGRKRRRS; from the coding sequence ATGCCGACCCCCGCGCCGCCCGCGCCGCCGCCGCCCGCCGCGCCGGCCGCGTCCCTGACGATCGACGAGCTGGCCGCGCAGGTCGGCGTCCCGACCCGCACGATCCGCTTCTACCAGGCCCGCGGCGCGCTGATGCGGCCCGAGATCCGCGGGCGCGTCGCGTACTACGGCGACGCCCACGTCGAGCGGCTCAAGCTGATCGCGCAGCTCCAGGATCGCGGCCTGCGCATCGACGCGATCCGCGATCTGGTCGCCGGCATCGACAAGGGCGAGCTCGACCTCGCCGAGTGGCTCGGCATCGAGCAGGAGGTCCAGGCGCCGTGGGCCGACGACTCGGCCCGCACCGTCGACGAGGCCGGCCTGTACGCGCTGACCGGCAGCAAGCGGCCCGGGCTGGTCGCCGACCTGGTCCGCGCCAAGCTGATCGCGCGCCACGGCGACGTCTACCTGGTGGCGAGCCCGGCCTTGCTCGGCATCGCGATGAAGCTGGCCGGCGCCGGCATCGACCTGCCGACCGCGACCCGCTCGGCCGAGGTCCTGCGCAAGCACCTCGGCCGCGCGGTCAAGGACCTGGTCGAGCTGTTCGTCGACGGCATCAAGGACGGCGGCGTCGCCCTGGCCGATCCCGAGGCCACGTTCGCGACGCTGCGCCCGCTCGGCATCGAGGCGGTCAAGGTGCTGTTCGCGCGCGAGATGGAGGCCGAGCTGCGGCGCCTGCTCGAGGCCGGCGCGATCAAGGCGCTGCGCGGCCGCAAGCGCCGGCGCTCCTGA
- a CDS encoding MOSC N-terminal beta barrel domain-containing protein produces the protein MEIGTVEELWRFPVKSMGGERLPTAQVGDRGLHGDRLWAVRDEELGVITHAKRLPMLLMCAARFVREPPPDVGPDSVPPVVVTLPDGTTVTSDDAAVHARLSAVVGRRVTLQALRPASDRAHYRAAKATADGMRGEFAIEPGQPLPDFSMMPLGKLLELGRYATPPGTYFDAATLHVITTASLAALRDLADADFDRRRFRANLVVATPGAAALLEATWSGGRLVAGGCTAAIECPTPRCSMPTRAQPELPAAPVVMRTIAAHAQRCVGAYATVVTSGPVAVGAPVTFEPARTSRVGAWGRARATGLKRRLLRAAMPK, from the coding sequence ATGGAGATCGGCACGGTCGAGGAGCTCTGGCGCTTTCCGGTGAAGTCGATGGGCGGCGAGCGGCTGCCCACCGCCCAGGTCGGTGACCGCGGGCTCCACGGCGACCGCTTGTGGGCCGTGCGCGATGAGGAGCTGGGCGTGATCACGCACGCCAAGCGGCTGCCGATGCTGCTGATGTGCGCGGCGCGGTTCGTCCGCGAACCGCCACCTGACGTCGGGCCCGACTCGGTGCCGCCGGTGGTCGTGACCCTCCCCGACGGCACCACGGTGACCTCCGACGACGCCGCGGTGCACGCGCGCCTGTCGGCGGTGGTCGGCCGACGCGTCACGCTGCAGGCGCTGCGCCCCGCGAGCGACCGCGCGCACTACCGCGCCGCCAAGGCCACCGCCGACGGCATGCGCGGCGAGTTCGCGATCGAGCCCGGGCAACCGCTCCCCGACTTCTCGATGATGCCGCTGGGCAAGCTCCTGGAGCTGGGGCGCTACGCCACGCCGCCCGGCACCTACTTCGACGCCGCGACCCTGCACGTGATCACCACGGCCAGCTTGGCGGCGCTGCGCGACCTGGCCGACGCCGACTTCGATCGCCGGCGCTTTCGCGCCAACCTGGTCGTCGCCACCCCCGGCGCCGCAGCGCTGCTCGAGGCGACGTGGAGCGGCGGCCGGCTGGTCGCGGGCGGCTGCACCGCGGCGATCGAGTGCCCGACGCCCCGTTGCTCGATGCCGACCCGCGCCCAGCCCGAGCTGCCCGCCGCGCCGGTGGTGATGCGCACGATCGCGGCCCACGCGCAGCGCTGCGTGGGCGCCTACGCCACCGTGGTCACGTCGGGCCCGGTCGCGGTGGGCGCCCCGGTCACGTTCGAGCCGGCGCGCACCAGCCGCGTCGGCGCCTGGGGCCGGGCCCGCGCCACCGGGCTCAAGCGGCGCTTGCTGCGCGCCGCGATGCCGAAGTGA
- a CDS encoding serine/threonine protein kinase, with amino-acid sequence MSARSLGPYRLERRLGHGGMAEVWLAVSFGASGFERRVAIKTLLPELAGDADLERALIHEACVSGQLAHRNLVAVLGLGVDAGRYYVVMEYVDGGDLDRLTRGRALPLPLALLVVEELALGLDHVHRAVDARGLPLGLVHRDVSPGNVLVSRAGEVKLGDFGIAKATALADRTGGLRKGKYAYMSPEQLGGEPLTGASDQFALAVTLVELATGRRPFDGDTPLTTMANVRRGEVPPLDALPPVVAAVARRALAPAAADRYGSMEALRLAVAAARRALPPVAPPDLARWLAG; translated from the coding sequence ATGAGCGCGCGCAGCCTCGGCCCCTACCGCCTCGAGCGCCGCCTCGGCCACGGCGGCATGGCCGAGGTCTGGCTGGCCGTCAGTTTCGGGGCCAGCGGCTTCGAGCGCCGGGTCGCGATCAAGACGCTGCTGCCCGAACTCGCCGGCGACGCCGACCTCGAGCGCGCGCTGATCCACGAGGCCTGCGTGAGCGGCCAGCTCGCGCATCGGAACCTGGTCGCGGTGCTCGGCCTCGGCGTCGACGCCGGCCGCTACTACGTGGTCATGGAGTACGTCGACGGCGGCGATCTCGACCGCCTGACCCGGGGGCGCGCGCTGCCGCTGCCGCTGGCGCTGCTGGTCGTCGAGGAGCTGGCGCTCGGGCTCGACCACGTCCACCGCGCCGTCGACGCGCGCGGCCTGCCCCTGGGTCTGGTCCATCGCGACGTCAGCCCCGGCAACGTGCTGGTGTCGCGCGCGGGCGAGGTCAAGCTCGGCGACTTCGGCATCGCCAAGGCCACGGCGCTGGCCGATCGCACCGGCGGCCTGCGCAAGGGCAAGTACGCGTACATGTCGCCCGAGCAGCTCGGCGGCGAGCCGCTGACGGGCGCCAGCGATCAGTTCGCGCTCGCGGTCACGCTGGTCGAGCTGGCCACGGGGCGGCGCCCGTTCGACGGCGACACGCCGCTGACGACGATGGCCAACGTGCGGCGGGGCGAGGTGCCGCCGCTCGACGCGCTGCCGCCGGTGGTCGCCGCGGTGGCGCGGCGCGCGCTGGCGCCGGCGGCGGCCGACCGGTACGGATCAATGGAGGCGCTGCGGCTCGCGGTCGCGGCCGCGCGGCGCGCGCTGCCGCCGGTGGCGCCGCCCGACCTGGCGCGGTGGCTCGCGGGCTGA